Proteins from one Pirellulales bacterium genomic window:
- a CDS encoding rhomboid family intramembrane serine protease, whose translation MRQIGTVPQGRDAQRLADYLLTLGIRSRVDVQDSGSAIWVYEEDQRTQAQTALEEFVKNPADPRYDEAARQARALERANAAQERQYRKNAIDMRSRWDNRGGGRRPITVALVSISCGVALFMGFGAPASNIVKLSELWITPPVVFGNQLSFLTLSVTLRGEWWRLITPIFIHMSAVHLLFNMFATFDLGSLVEFRIGSLRTAGLVVLIAVLSNLGEYFWDAHRGMPPYFGGMSGVAYGLFGYIWIRGRLDPTSGFLLSSGTVMMMLFWFFLCFTPAMSNIANGVHAVGLVTGILAAYAPYAWRGLRR comes from the coding sequence ATGCGGCAAATCGGGACCGTTCCTCAGGGCCGCGATGCACAGCGCCTGGCCGACTATCTGCTGACCCTCGGCATTCGCAGCCGCGTCGATGTCCAGGACTCGGGATCCGCGATCTGGGTCTACGAGGAAGACCAGCGGACCCAGGCCCAGACGGCACTCGAAGAGTTCGTGAAAAATCCTGCCGACCCGCGCTATGACGAGGCGGCCCGCCAGGCCCGCGCTCTCGAGCGTGCTAATGCCGCTCAAGAGCGACAATATCGCAAGAACGCGATCGACATGCGCAGCCGGTGGGACAATCGCGGCGGCGGACGGCGTCCGATCACCGTGGCGCTCGTGTCAATCAGTTGCGGCGTCGCGCTCTTCATGGGCTTCGGCGCTCCGGCGTCCAACATCGTCAAGCTTTCCGAGCTGTGGATCACGCCCCCCGTGGTGTTTGGCAACCAGCTGAGCTTCTTAACGCTGTCGGTCACGCTACGCGGCGAGTGGTGGCGATTAATTACGCCGATCTTCATCCACATGAGCGCGGTGCATCTGCTCTTCAATATGTTCGCGACGTTCGATCTGGGTTCGCTGGTAGAATTTCGCATCGGCTCCCTGCGCACGGCCGGCCTGGTCGTACTCATCGCGGTGCTCTCAAACCTAGGCGAATACTTTTGGGACGCGCATCGCGGCATGCCTCCTTACTTCGGTGGCATGTCGGGCGTTGCTTACGGGCTGTTCGGTTACATCTGGATTCGCGGGCGCCTCGATCCAACGTCCGGATTTCTGCTGAGCTCCGGCACGGTAATGATGATGTTATTTTGGTTTTTTCTTTGCTTTACACCTGCCATGAGCAACATCGCCAATGGGGTGCATGCCGTGGGGCTCGTCACGGGTATTCTTGCGGCATACGCACCGTACGCCTGGCGTGGGCTGCGCCGCTGA
- a CDS encoding phosphoribosyltransferase family protein: MRIAFASRDLLRRVNATNVRSWTPRAARALLGLVLPPRCVWCLRDDFEFTSGPMLCDECQSVLIGKPAFRCPHCGVALPSGDAHFCAGCHDRRPRFDRVIPLGSYTDQLRDCVLQLKGPGHEALAAALGQLLADRHAAAFNDLKANVVLAVPMHWTRRLMRRANNAELVAAALAARLDVPYYHRGLRRVRNTRKQGPMLRTQRLLNVRGAFRVHPELDLRDKCVIVVDDVLTTGATANEVAKVLKRDGAAQVIVAVLARADNAR; the protein is encoded by the coding sequence ATGAGAATCGCGTTTGCCAGCCGGGATTTACTTCGCCGCGTGAATGCAACCAACGTGCGCAGTTGGACGCCGCGCGCGGCCCGCGCCCTGTTGGGCCTGGTCCTGCCGCCGCGCTGCGTGTGGTGTTTGCGCGACGATTTCGAATTCACTTCCGGACCGATGCTGTGTGATGAGTGCCAGTCAGTATTGATTGGCAAGCCTGCCTTTCGCTGCCCGCACTGCGGCGTTGCCTTGCCATCCGGCGATGCGCACTTCTGCGCCGGATGCCACGATCGCCGTCCGCGATTCGATCGCGTCATTCCGCTGGGTTCGTATACGGATCAGCTGCGCGATTGCGTCTTGCAGTTAAAGGGGCCAGGGCACGAGGCCCTGGCCGCGGCCCTGGGACAATTGCTGGCCGATAGGCACGCGGCAGCCTTCAACGACCTCAAAGCTAATGTCGTTCTGGCTGTACCGATGCATTGGACTCGGCGATTAATGCGCCGCGCCAACAACGCCGAACTCGTGGCGGCGGCTCTGGCGGCGCGCCTTGATGTTCCGTATTACCACCGTGGCCTGCGCCGCGTTCGCAATACGCGCAAGCAAGGCCCCATGCTGCGCACACAGCGGCTGCTGAATGTCCGCGGAGCATTTCGTGTGCATCCGGAACTCGATCTGCGGGACAAATGTGTTATCGTCGTCGACGATGTGCTGACGACCGGTGCCACCGCTAACGAAGTCGCCAAGGTTCTCAAGCGCGACGGGGCAGCCCAGGTTATCGTCGCCGTACTGGCCCGCGCGGATAACGCCCGTTGA
- a CDS encoding LptF/LptG family permease, which yields MKILDRYLLKQFLHVFMICFISLTGLYVVLDAFSHLDDFLRFSEDQGSLLVVLGEYYFYKSIGFFERLSGVISLIAAMFTVTWIQRHNELTALMAAGISRVRVVKPVIMACVTLAVLTAVGREVIIPRLRQQLSRDARDLAGDQAQQFRPRHDNQTSILLRGNQVYANEQRVETPSFLLPPEFSEWGTQLTAVNAFYQDPHEGRPGGYLLDDVKDPLGIATKPSLRVGEHDVIITPVDAPDWLKPNQCFVVSDVTFEQLRGGQQWRQYSSIAEMVTGLKNPSLDFGPDVRVAVHVRVVQPMLDVTLLFLGLPLVLSRESRNMFLSIGMCVGVVSVYSLTVLSCQYLGTVYMLSPALAAWLPLMVYVPIAVAMFERARR from the coding sequence ATGAAAATCCTCGACCGTTACTTGCTGAAGCAGTTCTTGCACGTGTTCATGATCTGCTTCATCAGCCTGACGGGGCTGTACGTCGTGCTGGACGCGTTCAGCCATCTCGATGATTTTCTGCGCTTCTCGGAAGACCAGGGATCGCTGCTCGTCGTGCTGGGCGAATATTACTTTTACAAGTCGATCGGCTTTTTCGAACGGCTGAGCGGTGTCATCTCGCTGATCGCGGCGATGTTTACCGTGACCTGGATTCAAAGGCACAACGAGCTGACCGCGCTGATGGCGGCTGGCATTTCGCGGGTGCGCGTCGTCAAGCCGGTGATCATGGCGTGTGTCACGTTGGCCGTGCTGACGGCCGTTGGGCGCGAGGTGATCATTCCTCGCCTGCGACAACAGTTGAGCCGCGATGCGCGGGATCTGGCCGGAGATCAGGCGCAACAGTTCCGACCGCGGCACGATAACCAGACCAGCATTCTATTGCGCGGCAACCAGGTGTATGCCAATGAGCAACGGGTCGAGACCCCCAGCTTCTTGCTGCCGCCGGAATTCAGCGAGTGGGGAACGCAACTCACGGCCGTTAATGCCTTCTATCAGGATCCGCACGAAGGCCGGCCGGGCGGATACCTGCTGGATGATGTGAAAGACCCATTGGGCATCGCGACCAAGCCGTCGCTGCGCGTCGGCGAACATGACGTGATCATTACGCCGGTCGATGCCCCGGACTGGCTCAAGCCGAACCAATGTTTCGTGGTGAGCGATGTCACGTTCGAACAATTGCGGGGTGGGCAGCAGTGGCGGCAATATTCGTCCATTGCCGAAATGGTGACTGGTCTGAAGAACCCCAGCCTTGATTTCGGCCCGGACGTGCGCGTCGCGGTCCATGTGCGCGTTGTGCAGCCGATGCTGGATGTCACGCTGCTGTTCCTGGGCCTGCCGCTGGTCTTGTCTCGCGAAAGCCGGAACATGTTTCTGTCGATCGGCATGTGCGTGGGCGTGGTCAGCGTCTACTCGCTGACGGTGCTTTCCTGCCAATACCTGGGCACGGTGTACATGCTTAGCCCGGCGCTGGCGGCGTGGTTGCCGCTGATGGTCTATGTGCCGATCGCGGTCGCGATGTTCGAACGCGCGCGACGGTAA
- a CDS encoding PLP-dependent aminotransferase family protein: protein MSSVDSLSRRAVSAASQPISELMQKALAHPELISLAAGFVDQVSLPVDETAQAIASVLKDVRRAQAALQYGTPAGHLPLREAVLAQLYENDGAALAGQHIAVDQVLMTAGSNELLHLLVDTLCNPGDIVLCPEPTYFVFLGILHNIGVRPVGVAADERGLIPEALDEELARLDAAGELGRVKALYVVSYFDNPSTVTLAEERRGLVVETIKRWSRRGTIRIIEDAAYRELRCEGADVPSLRSYDADGETVILTETFSKSFSPGLRVGWGILPRDLIEPVANQKGNIDFGAPNFSQHVMTAAIEEGLLRPQVQKLRKHYYAKLNATLAACDEFLGPLPGVSWNRPTGGIYVWLKLPDDVEAGPSGALFDHAVEEGVLYVPGEYFYPDPQRHGATNMIRLCYAVQSVERIRRGIEALARALRKTMG from the coding sequence ATGTCATCGGTCGATTCCTTGAGCCGTCGGGCTGTTTCCGCCGCCAGCCAGCCCATCAGCGAGCTGATGCAGAAGGCGCTTGCGCATCCGGAATTGATCTCGTTGGCGGCCGGCTTCGTCGACCAGGTCTCGCTGCCCGTCGATGAAACGGCTCAGGCAATCGCCTCGGTGTTGAAGGATGTCCGCCGGGCGCAGGCGGCCTTGCAGTACGGCACGCCGGCCGGGCACCTGCCGCTGCGCGAGGCGGTGCTGGCCCAACTTTACGAAAACGACGGCGCCGCCCTGGCCGGGCAACATATCGCGGTCGATCAGGTTCTGATGACGGCCGGCAGCAACGAGCTGCTGCATCTGCTGGTCGATACGCTGTGTAATCCCGGCGACATCGTGCTCTGCCCCGAGCCGACGTACTTCGTGTTCCTGGGCATTTTGCACAACATCGGTGTCCGACCCGTCGGGGTTGCCGCAGACGAGCGTGGTCTGATTCCCGAGGCGCTCGACGAGGAACTCGCGCGGCTGGACGCGGCGGGTGAACTGGGACGCGTCAAAGCGCTGTATGTGGTCTCGTATTTCGACAATCCCAGCACCGTGACGCTGGCCGAAGAACGGCGCGGACTGGTCGTCGAAACGATCAAGCGTTGGTCGCGGCGCGGTACGATTCGCATTATCGAGGATGCCGCTTATCGGGAGCTTCGCTGCGAGGGGGCCGACGTCCCCAGTCTGCGATCGTACGATGCCGACGGCGAGACGGTGATCCTGACCGAGACTTTTTCAAAGTCGTTTTCCCCGGGGCTGCGCGTGGGGTGGGGTATCCTGCCGCGCGACCTGATCGAGCCGGTTGCGAATCAAAAAGGGAATATCGATTTCGGTGCGCCCAACTTCAGTCAGCACGTCATGACGGCGGCCATCGAAGAGGGGCTGCTACGGCCGCAAGTTCAGAAGCTGCGCAAACACTATTATGCGAAGCTGAACGCGACGCTTGCCGCCTGCGATGAATTTCTCGGGCCGCTGCCGGGCGTTTCTTGGAATCGTCCGACAGGCGGGATCTATGTTTGGTTGAAGTTGCCCGACGACGTCGAGGCCGGACCGAGCGGCGCGTTGTTCGACCACGCGGTGGAAGAAGGGGTGCTGTACGTGCCGGGCGAGTACTTTTATCCCGACCCGCAACGACACGGCGCGACAAACATGATCCGGCTGTGTTATGCCGTGCAATCGGTCGAACGCATCCGCCGCGGGATCGAGGCGCTGGCCCGAGCGCTGCGGAAGACGATGGGCTGA
- the hemC gene encoding hydroxymethylbilane synthase, with translation MSSRPIRLGTRASILARWQADWVAARLRELGHEVEIVLVSTRGDRDQTHAIGAMGGDGLFTKELQRSLLAEEVDLAVHSLKDLPTEPVAGLTIGAVPARGPIGDVLVSRDAANFDALPRGAIVGTGSQRRRAQLLHVRADLTMKDIRGNVETRLRKLKEGDYDALVLAAAGLTRLGLEHEITQHLPMTLILPAIGQGALGLECRAADARTLTAIAPLDDQATQAAVVAERSMLRALSGGCLAPVAAWGRVEPDGQLKLTAAVLSTDGQKRLHAERVSALDAAEELGQQVATDLAGQGAGDLIRAARTN, from the coding sequence GTGTCCTCCCGCCCGATAAGACTCGGCACACGCGCCAGTATCCTGGCCCGCTGGCAAGCGGATTGGGTTGCCGCGCGGCTGCGCGAACTGGGACACGAGGTCGAGATCGTGCTCGTCTCGACGCGCGGCGATCGTGATCAAACGCATGCGATCGGTGCGATGGGGGGCGACGGCCTGTTCACCAAGGAATTGCAGCGCAGCCTGCTGGCCGAAGAAGTCGACCTGGCCGTCCACAGCCTGAAAGATTTGCCGACCGAACCGGTCGCCGGCCTGACGATTGGCGCCGTCCCCGCCCGCGGGCCAATCGGCGACGTGCTGGTCTCGCGCGACGCGGCGAACTTCGATGCGCTACCCCGCGGAGCGATCGTGGGCACAGGCAGCCAGCGGCGCCGCGCCCAGTTGCTGCACGTTCGCGCGGATCTGACGATGAAAGACATTCGCGGAAACGTCGAAACTCGCCTGCGCAAACTGAAGGAGGGGGATTACGACGCCCTGGTCCTTGCCGCGGCCGGTCTGACCCGACTGGGCCTCGAACACGAGATCACGCAGCACTTGCCGATGACTCTGATTCTGCCGGCCATTGGCCAGGGAGCGTTAGGGCTGGAATGTCGCGCTGCCGACGCCCGCACGTTGACCGCGATTGCACCGCTCGACGATCAGGCGACGCAGGCCGCGGTCGTGGCCGAGCGTTCGATGCTCCGCGCGCTCAGCGGCGGATGCCTGGCGCCGGTCGCCGCCTGGGGACGCGTCGAGCCGGACGGACAGTTGAAGCTTACGGCCGCGGTCCTCAGCACCGACGGTCAGAAGCGTCTGCATGCCGAGCGAGTCAGCGCGCTCGATGCCGCCGAAGAATTGGGGCAGCAAGTCGCCACCGATCTGGCAGGGCAGGGAGCCGGCGATTTGATCCGCGCGGCACGCACGAATTGA
- a CDS encoding DNA polymerase ligase N-terminal domain-containing protein — protein MVLWHQMPAGAPRATHWDFMIEVGSALRTWALAEEPSDGETIDAAALPDHRLAYLEYEGPVSGDRGEVSQWDRGVCRAVEVTPDRCLYELTGDRLVGQVLLVRAQPTDHWTFRFSSGRLATPE, from the coding sequence GTGGTGTTGTGGCATCAAATGCCGGCCGGGGCGCCGCGCGCTACGCACTGGGACTTCATGATCGAAGTCGGAAGCGCACTACGAACGTGGGCGCTCGCTGAGGAACCGTCCGACGGCGAGACGATCGACGCCGCGGCGCTGCCAGATCATCGGCTGGCGTATCTCGAATACGAGGGGCCGGTTTCAGGCGATCGGGGCGAAGTCTCGCAATGGGACCGCGGAGTGTGCCGGGCGGTCGAAGTTACGCCAGACCGGTGCCTGTACGAATTAACGGGGGACCGGTTGGTCGGCCAGGTGCTGCTGGTTCGAGCGCAGCCGACGGATCACTGGACGTTTCGATTCTCGTCCGGCCGGCTGGCCACGCCCGAGTGA
- the tyrS gene encoding tyrosine--tRNA ligase, protein MQDIIAELNWRGLIHQTTDDAALRSRLAEHSVAVYAGFDPTADSLHVGHLVALMMLRRFQRAGHRPIALVGGATGMIGDPSGKSEERNLLSLEALAHNVASMQEQMRAFLDFGTGPTAATLVNNYDWMRGFSYLDFLRDVGKNFPVNVMLAKDSVRSRLERTDSGLSFTEFSYMLLQAYDFVYLHRNHGCELQIGGSDQWGNITAGIDLARRMHAVQLYGITCPLLTKSDGTKMGKTESGALWLSPERTSPYKFYQYWINVDDADAGKCLRFFTDLSREEIELLDAARSTDPGRRESQRRLAEEITRLVHGEAGLAKAQRASDILFGAEIASLSDSELAEIFADVPSQELDRGALAAGLNVIDAFVAAGLAKSKGEARRTITQGGGYANNRRIASADATLTPADLASETVLVLRSGKKSYALLRFRG, encoded by the coding sequence GTGCAAGACATCATCGCCGAACTCAACTGGCGCGGACTGATCCATCAAACGACCGACGACGCGGCGCTGCGCAGCCGATTGGCCGAGCATTCCGTAGCCGTTTATGCCGGCTTCGACCCCACGGCCGACAGCCTGCACGTCGGACATCTCGTGGCGCTGATGATGTTGCGCCGCTTTCAACGCGCGGGCCATCGCCCCATTGCGCTCGTCGGCGGTGCCACCGGCATGATCGGCGATCCCAGTGGGAAGAGCGAGGAACGCAACCTGCTGTCGCTCGAAGCGCTCGCCCACAACGTCGCCAGCATGCAAGAGCAGATGCGCGCGTTCCTCGATTTCGGTACCGGCCCTACGGCCGCGACGCTCGTCAACAATTACGACTGGATGCGAGGCTTCAGCTATCTCGATTTCCTGCGCGACGTGGGCAAAAATTTCCCCGTAAACGTAATGCTGGCCAAGGACTCAGTCCGTAGCCGGCTCGAGCGCACCGACAGCGGACTGAGCTTTACCGAGTTCAGCTACATGCTGTTGCAGGCCTACGACTTTGTGTATCTACACCGGAACCACGGCTGCGAACTACAAATCGGCGGCAGCGATCAGTGGGGCAACATCACGGCCGGCATCGACCTGGCTCGCCGGATGCACGCCGTGCAACTGTACGGCATCACTTGCCCGCTATTGACCAAGAGCGACGGCACGAAGATGGGCAAGACCGAGTCGGGCGCCCTGTGGCTCTCGCCCGAACGGACGAGCCCCTACAAGTTCTATCAATATTGGATCAACGTCGACGATGCCGACGCCGGCAAATGCCTGCGCTTCTTCACCGATCTGTCGCGTGAAGAGATCGAATTGCTGGACGCCGCCCGGTCCACGGATCCAGGGCGTCGCGAAAGCCAGCGCCGCCTGGCCGAAGAAATCACGCGCCTCGTGCATGGCGAAGCAGGCCTGGCCAAGGCGCAGCGCGCCAGCGATATCCTGTTCGGCGCCGAAATCGCATCGCTTTCCGATAGCGAGCTGGCCGAGATCTTTGCCGACGTCCCCAGCCAGGAACTTGATCGCGGCGCACTCGCGGCGGGCTTGAACGTCATCGATGCCTTCGTCGCCGCAGGCCTGGCGAAAAGTAAGGGCGAAGCTCGCCGCACGATCACCCAGGGGGGCGGTTACGCGAACAATCGGCGCATCGCTTCGGCCGATGCAACGCTCACGCCAGCAGACCTTGCTAGCGAGACAGTGCTAGTGCTGCGATCAGGCAAAAAGAGCTACGCCCTACTGCGATTCCGCGGCTAA
- a CDS encoding AMP-binding protein has product MSGETPIPWIEGLTIGQVLLRTARAYPDRDALVFPGLGVRFTFADFLAEVDRAARGLVALGIRRGEHVAIWATNVPEWVILQFATARIGAVLVTINPAYRPFELEYVLRQSDAVALFLVDRFKSSDYFAMLAEVCPELATFEGGSPGGSLPSDRFPKLRSVVALKGETPRGAISWESMLNGADAATDLVALGEQLFPTDPINIQYTSGTTGFPKAATLSHRNLLYNAFYVGACQRLSERDRICIPVPFYHCFGCVLANMCSIVYGSAMIAPAESFDPGATLAAIEKERATVLYGVPTMFIAQLQHESFAGRDLSSLRTGIMSGSPCPIEVMRQVVDRMGAREITIAYGQTEASPVITQTRFDDPMELRVETVGRPLPGVEVKLIDAADGRALGDNEQGELCARGHVVMLGYYNNPEATAKAIDAEGWLHTGDLAVRQSNGYYRITGRIKDMVIRGGENIYPREIEEFLFTHPAVEQASVVGVPDPKYVEELCAWIKLKAGAGLSESEVRDFCRGKLAHYKVPRYVRFVEVFPQTVTGKIQKFKIRETMIAELGLTQAETA; this is encoded by the coding sequence ATGTCGGGTGAAACACCCATTCCCTGGATCGAAGGTCTGACGATCGGCCAGGTACTTCTGCGCACGGCGCGCGCGTATCCGGATCGTGATGCACTCGTGTTTCCTGGACTCGGCGTGCGATTCACTTTCGCCGATTTTCTGGCCGAGGTCGATCGCGCGGCGCGTGGTCTGGTGGCGCTGGGTATCCGACGGGGCGAACATGTCGCGATCTGGGCCACTAACGTACCGGAATGGGTGATCCTGCAATTCGCCACGGCACGAATCGGCGCGGTGCTGGTGACGATCAATCCGGCCTATCGCCCCTTTGAACTGGAGTACGTACTGCGGCAGAGCGATGCGGTGGCGCTGTTCCTGGTCGACCGGTTCAAGTCGTCTGATTATTTCGCCATGCTGGCCGAGGTTTGTCCGGAACTGGCGACGTTCGAGGGTGGATCGCCAGGCGGAAGTTTGCCGAGCGACCGTTTTCCTAAGTTGCGATCGGTCGTGGCGCTGAAAGGGGAGACGCCCCGCGGTGCAATTTCCTGGGAATCAATGCTCAATGGCGCCGATGCGGCGACTGACCTGGTGGCCCTCGGCGAGCAACTGTTCCCGACGGATCCGATTAACATTCAATACACCTCAGGTACGACCGGCTTTCCGAAGGCGGCCACGCTGAGCCATCGGAATTTGCTCTACAACGCCTTTTACGTGGGGGCGTGTCAGCGGCTGAGCGAGCGCGACCGGATTTGCATTCCGGTGCCGTTCTATCATTGCTTCGGCTGCGTGCTGGCGAACATGTGTTCGATCGTTTATGGCTCGGCGATGATCGCGCCGGCCGAGTCGTTTGATCCCGGCGCGACGCTGGCGGCGATCGAAAAAGAGCGCGCTACGGTGCTGTATGGCGTGCCGACCATGTTCATTGCGCAATTGCAGCACGAAAGTTTCGCCGGCCGGGATTTGTCCAGCCTGCGCACGGGCATCATGTCGGGCAGCCCCTGCCCGATCGAGGTCATGCGACAAGTCGTGGACCGGATGGGCGCGCGGGAGATTACGATCGCCTACGGTCAGACCGAAGCGTCGCCCGTGATCACGCAGACGCGATTTGACGATCCTATGGAGCTGCGAGTCGAAACCGTCGGCCGGCCGCTGCCGGGGGTCGAGGTCAAGCTGATCGACGCGGCCGACGGTCGCGCGCTCGGCGATAACGAGCAAGGAGAACTCTGTGCGCGCGGGCATGTCGTCATGCTCGGCTACTACAACAATCCCGAGGCCACGGCCAAGGCGATTGACGCCGAGGGATGGCTGCACACCGGGGATCTGGCGGTTCGGCAATCGAACGGCTACTACCGCATCACGGGCCGTATCAAGGACATGGTCATTCGCGGCGGCGAAAACATTTATCCACGCGAGATCGAGGAATTCCTTTTCACGCACCCTGCGGTGGAACAGGCAAGCGTGGTCGGCGTGCCGGATCCTAAATACGTGGAAGAGCTGTGTGCGTGGATCAAGCTCAAAGCGGGGGCGGGCTTAAGCGAGAGCGAAGTGCGGGACTTCTGCCGCGGCAAACTGGCGCATTACAAGGTGCCGCGCTACGTGCGGTTCGTCGAAGTCTTTCCGCAGACGGTCACCGGCAAGATCCAGAAATTCAAAATCCGCGAAACTATGATCGCCGAGCTAGGGCTGACGCAGGCCGAGACTGCGTGA